The nucleotide window AAAAATTCTAAATTCAAAAATATACAAACATGATGAAACTGCTAAAATTCAAATGCAGACAAACGATTTCGAAAAAGTTGAAATTGAAATTATTGAAAGAAGCAAAGTAGATAATTACTTACCAACAAAAGCAGTTATTATTCAAAATTAAAAAACTCCCCTTTTAAAATATTCTCCAAAATCCGGAAACTTCAGAAAATGTCCGTGTTATCACTGAAGTAAAAAGCGCTGAACCAGCTATGCCAATGGGTGGTGGAATGCCAGGAATGATGTAACAGCGTAAGCTAAGACAAATTTAATATATAAACCGTTCTACTTTGTAGGGCGGTTTTTTGCTTTATGGTTTCCCGTAAGGAAATAACATATTTATATTTTATATTTAATGGTTAATAAATAGATAGCTAAAAACAACATTAACGCAATTATAAATTGTATATTGGTGCAATGCGTAAATTTGAATGGACAATATTAAACAAATATGATGGATAATAATAACAATAAAACTTCTACGGATCTTTTGGGTTTAGCACCATATGGTGAATCTTTGAAAATTGCTGTTGAAAAAGGATTTGGAGCTGCTGAGGCTTTATTAAGTAGAATTTGTTTACCCGCTGCTGAAGAATTAGGATTAATGTATAAAGACAAAGTTCGACATTGGAGACTAAATAATATTATAAAAATAATTGAAAAGTCCAATGACAAACTACAGTTTATTGATGGAGAAATCAATTTGAATGCACATCCAAGAGTAATTAAAGAAATTATTGAAAATGGATCTTGGTGCGACGACGATACTATTCAAGAAATGTGGGCTGGATTAATTGCATCTTCATGTAATGAGGATGATGGGGATGATTTAAATTTAATATTTGTAAATACTTTGAAACAATTGACAAGAAATCAAGTTAAAATATTAAATTATATTTGTAGCAAATGTATTATGAATGTTGACAAAAATGGTTTTATCCAAGCAAATCATATTGAAATTTCTTTAGACGAATTATCAAAAATAGTAGAAATTAAAAGTGTACATCAAATAGATTCAGAACTAGACTTTCTCCGATCAAAAGAACTTTTAATAAGTGACTATTTTAGTGGGCACGGGGCTGGGTTTGTTATCGACTTAGATAACATTGTTGCACATTTAGAACCATCTCCATTTGCTATTAATCTCTTTATAAGAGGGCAAGGATTTAAAGGCAGTCCAAAAGATTTTTACAAGTTAGAATATAAAAATCAATAACAGATAATTAAATATTGTCTATAATTTCGTAGTCGCAAAAATGCAAGGCTAGTGTCGGAATTGAAAATCTTTCCTAATTAGCAGCCATTATTTTTCCACTCCACATATTTTTATTAGTTTAATGGAAAAATTGGCTACACTTGGTTCAAAACTAACCTAAAAGTTTATTTTTTTACCTGCATTTTGCCAATACTTTTTCATTATCTGAAATTTTTAACCCATACTCCAAAATATTGAATGAAATCAACTACTAGCTTAGCTAATAAAATATTGCTTCCAATAAATATTCTAATAACTTCTTTTGGAATAATAAATTTCGGTAAAGATCTTATTCCAGGGTTAATTAAATGGGGAAATTTTTTCTTGTTCTTTTTGGATATTTTTAAAAAGATTAGAAACTTTTTTCTTTACCCCCTAAATTATGTAATCTCACTTTTTAATTATGAATTGTATGAATTGTTTAAAACTTATTTGTTTCTAGGATTTATATTTTTTTTCACCTACAATTCATCTTATAAAAAAATTTGTCATCATCATAGTGAGACATCGATAATGAGATTGATCATTGGACCTAATAGATTTAGGATATTTTTGATTATACTTTTCAGTATATTTTTTTGGCCTTTAAGGATATTAGAATTATTAAAACATTATTATGAAAAAGGATATGAGAGACAACATAATGTTTATACTCTATGGGGGAAATATCTTTTTTGGATATTTTTTACTGTTACATTATTCATATTTCTCAATTTTTGGTTGAGTGATACCATTGATGAAATCTTTAATATTAACTAAAAAACCCCGCTACCGCACGATTGTATCTTGTAGCATAGACTTTTAGATCATACTATTAGAATATTTAAATAAAACAAATCCGAAGTCTCCAACTTCGGATTCTTTATAATCCCAACATCTAAAATACCTCCACTCCCCCATTTCCTATCCCCCAACTTTTACTTATATTTGTTTCTATAACGTACACAAATATGCAAAACAAAAAAATACATCAGGGTAGAAATATCAAGCGTTTTCGGGAGATGTTGGGCATCAAGCAGGAGGCTTTGGCTTTTGATCTTGGTGAAGACTGGAACCAGAAGAAGATTTCGCTGTTGGAGCAGAAAGAAACTATAGAAGAGGATATTTTAGAAAGGATTTGCCAGATTCTGAAAGTTCCTGTGGAAGCTATTGAGAATATGGATGAGGAACAAGCAGTGAATATTATTGCTAATACATTTGATAATGGTTCTATACTTAATGGTATAAATCATAATCCTTCATTTCATCCTATAGATAAGGTTTTACAACTGCACGAAGAAAAAATTGCGCTGTACGAAAGAATGCTGAAAGAAAAAGATGAAATGATGGCCAGGCTGGAGCAGCTGATTCAGAAATAAAAACAAAACTAATAACCACCCCTTCATGAAACTCTATACTTTCATAGCAGTATTATTCTTGCTGGCCTTCAGCTGTGCAAAAAAAAACCAATACCGTGTCGGCCAGCAATGGAACTACAAAACCCGTCCTACGGAAAAAAGCTCAACACTTACAATTTTAAAGATTGAGGAATACACTGAAACCGGAAAAGTGATTCATATTTCTGTCAGTGGTTTGAAGATGAAAAACCCTGCCAGCCCTACTGGTTATGCAGAAAAGCTCAGCCATCTTCCCCTATCAGAAGAAGCTTTGAACAAAAGTATAACCACCCTGAAAAGTGAGACCGGCAAAAAGCCGGATTCTCTTGAACTCGACGGATATTCTTACTGGAAAAAAGAATTCGATAAAGGAAATGCCGGGATATTTACCATTCCTGTTTCTGAGATTGTAAGTACAATGGAAAAATCTATTATTGCAGGGGATTATACTAAGTAAAAATCAACACTTTCCCGACGCTTTTTTTCATTTATACGATCATAACAATATATATTCTCATGAAATCAAGAATTCTCTTTCTTCTTATTATTTTAATTTCTTATGGTTGCTCACTGAGTAAATATAGTGACGTTCCTGTTCAAAATGAAATTGATCTTTCCTTTAAAAGCTTCAGTGAAATTAAAAAAGAAGAACTTGATAAGAAGTCAAAAGATATTACTCTCGGCTATTTTTGGGGAATTGGAGAAGATATTTATCCCGCTTTTCAAAAATATAAGTTTGAAATTCCCAGATCTTATCAAAGAAACGAAAACAACTTCATTCTTAAAGTAGATTATTTTTTTACCAAAGATGAGCAAATCAAATTCAAGTCTTATGAATGGAATGAAAATGAAAAAATTGAAACTTCGAGTGCAATCTTTAACGAAAAATTCCACGAAATAAAAAAATATATAACTGAAAATCTCGGAAACCCCTACCTTGAAGTATATGAAGATTTAGAAAAATCCAAAGATAAAACAGTAAGGGATGATATAAAATGGCACAGTAAAAATTTAAGTGCCTACTTATTTCGTTTCAGAGGAAAAGGTGGATTTGATCAAATACGTTTGGCAATTTATTGTGATTAAGAATATTAATAAAATAAAGCTATACATGGAAAAAAATTACTCTTAGGAATATTGTTCTCTATTTCAATTTCTTTTAACATTAAAGCCACCACTACCGCACGATTGTATGCTCCCTATTTAAATTTGAACATATAGATATTCTCAAATGTTAATTGAATATCTAAATTTGGATGTTTGTACCAAAAAATAAATTAAGAATGAAAACGAATTGCAACAAATGTAAAAATGAAGTGATTACTCTAAAATTTTCTGAAGAACAAAAGCTTGATCTTTATATTTTGATGCAAAACGATTTAAAAGTATTTGCTGAAAAAAAAATAATTGACGAATTCAATGTAGACAAAAATGAAGCAAAAATTATTATTCAACATGTAAATAATAGAAATGGCAGATGTGTAGCATGTGAGTTTGAAAAATTGAATGGAGAATATATTGAATGTCCCAATTGTGGTGCTTTTAATTATAATCTTAATAAACCCGTGTTTAATTTAGAATTTTGCAGTCATTTAGAATGGTCTCTGGATTTTAAAAACATTGAAAATGAAAATATAAAATATTATGCTAAGACTTTCTGGTGTGATGGTATAAGT belongs to Chryseobacterium gleum and includes:
- a CDS encoding Abi-alpha family protein, which produces MMDNNNNKTSTDLLGLAPYGESLKIAVEKGFGAAEALLSRICLPAAEELGLMYKDKVRHWRLNNIIKIIEKSNDKLQFIDGEINLNAHPRVIKEIIENGSWCDDDTIQEMWAGLIASSCNEDDGDDLNLIFVNTLKQLTRNQVKILNYICSKCIMNVDKNGFIQANHIEISLDELSKIVEIKSVHQIDSELDFLRSKELLISDYFSGHGAGFVIDLDNIVAHLEPSPFAINLFIRGQGFKGSPKDFYKLEYKNQ
- a CDS encoding helix-turn-helix domain-containing protein; this encodes MQNKKIHQGRNIKRFREMLGIKQEALAFDLGEDWNQKKISLLEQKETIEEDILERICQILKVPVEAIENMDEEQAVNIIANTFDNGSILNGINHNPSFHPIDKVLQLHEEKIALYERMLKEKDEMMARLEQLIQK